From Pleuronectes platessa chromosome 17, fPlePla1.1, whole genome shotgun sequence, one genomic window encodes:
- the dll4 gene encoding delta-like protein 4, translating to MAAWFTFTIAFSTTLITQVIGSGFFELNLHEFKNHKGLLANGSACKPSCRTYFRICLKNYQAVVSPGDCIFGSTMTPVLGTNSFSARDSGTLPRPIQIPFNFGWPGSFSIIIEAWHSPYGNLPVDTNNPDYLISSLAVQKQLGVGTAWTQDTLSAKLMELSYSYRFICNQSYYGESCSQKCTPRDDRFGHYTCTRDGQLSCLPGWKGKYCEEPICLEGCSERNGNCSRPGECVCRDGWQGTFCDECKKYPACKHGTCQLPWQCNCQEGWGGLLCDQDLNFCTHHHPCVNGATCMNTGQGSYTCTCLPGFTGVNCELEMQECDSNPCRNGGICTNLESGYRCSCPQGFEGSHCEHSLLTCADSPCFHSGKCWEKDNGRSYMCECPRGYTGLNCEKRVDKCTSLPCANGGLCLIHGGMRVCSCRAGFIGQRCEININECAGNPCLNGGTCQDRINDYTCGCPAGYGGRNCERLLDECSLRPCLNGGLCTGGGGPGKPPVACICPSGFTGPRCEFFAAVTSPVTHPEIQDGFQWAAVSLAVGLVALLVLLCMVGLALRHIHRQARREGGDTETMNNLSNFQRDNLIPASQLKNTNQKIGLEVDCDSEKSNFIHKNYHLDSYNSKSKEFKDEKSQEDKSLIYDKCLEDKMPLSRMYSEKPECRISTICSSRDSMYQSVFVIGEQRRECVIATEV from the exons ATGGCAGCTTGGTTCACCTTTACCATCGCGTTCAGCACCACGTTAATAACACAG GTGATCGGATCGGGCTTTTTTGAGCTCAACCTGCACGAATTTAAAAACCACAAAGGTTTGCTGGCAAACGGGAGCGCATGCAAGCCCAGCTGCAGGACTTATTTCAGAATTTGCTTGAAGAACTATCAGGCCGTGGTCTCGCCAGGTGACTGCATCTTTGGGAGTACAATGACACCGGTGCTGGGGACAAACTCTTTCAGCGCCAGGGACAGTGGCACGTTACCAAGACCCATACAGATACCGTTCAACTTCGGCTGGCCG GGGTCATTTTCAATAATAATCGAAGCCTGGCATTCACCTTATGGAAATCTACCTGTAG ATACCAACAACCCAGACTATCTGATCAGCTCTTTGGCCGTCCAAAAGCAGCTGGGTGTGGGGACTGCCTGGACCCAGGATACGCTGAGCGCAaagctgatggagctgagtTATTCTTACCGGTTCATCTGCAACCAAAGTTACTACGGAGAAAGTTGCTCCCAGAAGTGCACGCCCCGGGACGACCGATTCGGCCACTACACCTGCACCCGAGACGGGCAGCTGTCCTGTCTGCCTGGCTGGAAGGGGAAATACTGCGAAGAAC CTATCTGTCTGGAGGGCTGCAGCGAGAGGAACGGAAACTGCTCCAGACCTGGcgagtgtgt ATGCAGAGACGGCTGGCAAGGCACGTTCTGCGACGAGTGTAAGAAGTACCCGGCCTGCAAGCACGGCACCTGCCAGCTGCCATGGCAATGCAACTGTCAGGAGGGCTGGGGAGGCCTATTATGTGACCAAG ATCTAAACTTCTGCACCCATCACCACCCCTGTGTCAATGGCGCCACCTGCATGAACACGGGCCAGGGGAGCTACACGTGCACGTGCCTGCCGGGTTTCACCGGGGTCAACTGTGAGCTGGAGATGCAGGAGTGTGACAGCAACCCCTGCCGGAATGGAGGGATATGCACA AATTTGGAGAGCGGCTACCGGTGCTCGTGTCCCCAAGGCTTCGAGGGCTCCCACTGCGAGCACAGCCTGCTGACATGCGCCGATTCCCCCTGCTTCCACAGTGGCAAGTGCTGGGAGAAGGACAATGGCCGCAGCTACATGTGCGAGTGTCCCCGGGGCTACACTGGACTCAACTGTGAGAAAAGGGTGGACAAGTGCACGTCGCTTCCCTGCGCTAATG GTGGTCTGTGTCTGATCCATGGTGGCATGCGTGTGTGCAGCTGCCGTGCAGGATTTATCGGCCAGCGCTGCGAAATCAACATCAACGAGTGCGCCGGCAACCCCTGCCTCAACGGAGGCACCTGCCAGGACCGAATCAACGACTACACCTGCGGCTGTCCTGCGGGGTACGGCGGACGGAACTGCGAAAGACTCCTGGACGAGTGCTCCCTCCGACCCTGTCTCAACGGGGGTCTCTGCACCGGTGGCGGCGGGCCGGGGAAGCCTCCCGTCGCATGCATCTGCCCCTCCGGCTTCACCGGGCCCCGCTGCGAGTTCTTTGCCGCCGTGACCTCTCCAGTGACCCACCCGGAGATTCAAGATGGCTTCCAGTGGGCGGCGGTGTCTCTGGCCGTCGGGCTGGTGGCCCTGCTCGTGCTGCTTTGCATGGTGGGCCTGGCTCTGAGGCACATCCACAGGCAGGCCcggcgggaggggggggacacGGAGACAATGAACAACCTGTCCAACTTCCAGAGGGATAACCTGATCCCGGCGTCGCAGCTGAAAAACACCAACCAGAAGATCGGCCTGGAGGTGGACTGCGATTCGGAGAAATCGAACTTTATCCATAAAAACTATCACTTGGACTCGTACAACTCGAAATCGAAGGAGTTCAAGGACGAGAAGTCACAAGAGGATAAAAGTCTTATTTACGACAAGTGTTTAGAAGACAAAATGCCCTTGAGTAGAATGTACAG TGAAAAGCCGGAGTGTAGGATATCAACAATATGTTCCTCAAGAGACTCCATGTACCAGTCGGTATTCGTTATaggggagcagaggagggaatGCGTCATAGCAACAGAG gTATAA
- the chac1 gene encoding glutathione-specific gamma-glutamylcyclotransferase 1 produces MKPKDIVAGKSSSSLWIFGYGSLVWKPDFKFRRSEVGYIQGYKRRFWHGDNFHRGNDELPGRVVTLIEDDDESTWGMAFEVTGSQVEESLKYLTVRETVCGGYVTKMVDFFPQGENQPPVQALVYIATTENALYLGPASPEEIGALIAVSRGKTGHNLEYLLRLAQFMRSCCPDVEDHHLFSIEAAALAVVSCLIATSSSYPLSE; encoded by the exons ATGAAGCCTAAAGACATCGTCGCcgggaagagcagcagcagcctgtggaTCTTCGGGTACGGGTCACTGGTGTGGAAGCCTGACTTCAAGTTCAGGAGGAGCGAGGTCGGTTACATTCAGGGCTACAAGAGGCGTTTCTGGCATGGAGACAACTTCCACCGCGGGAACGACGAGTTG ccCGGAAGAGTGGTGACGCTGATCGAAGATGATGAC GAGAGCACATGGGGCATGGCGTTCGAGGTCACCGGCTCCCAAGTCGAGGAGTCCCTGAAGTACCTCACCGTGCGCGAGACCGTCTGCGGTGGCTACGTCACCAAGATGGTGGATTTCTTCCCTCAGGGGGAGAACCAGCCGCCGGTCCAGGCGCTGGTGTACATCGCCACCACCGAGAACGCCCTGTACCTGGGGCCGGCCAGTCCGGAGGAGATCGGCGCCCTAATCGCTGTGAGCCGTGGGAAGACAGGCCACAACCTGGAGTACCTGCTCCGGTTGGCCCAGTTCATGAGGAGCTGCTGCCCAGATGTGGAGGACCACCACCTGTTCTCCATCGAGGCGGCAGCGCTGGCAGTGGTGTCCTGTCTGATAGCAACCAGTAGCTCGTACCCTTTGTCTGAGTAG